A window from Candidatus Zixiibacteriota bacterium encodes these proteins:
- a CDS encoding class I SAM-dependent DNA methyltransferase, which translates to MARKKKNSGSGSGANLGFEATLWAAADKMRNNMDAAEYKHVVLGLIFLKYISDAFEERKEQLELWTADPSSDWFVKEETARYHVVEDRDEYAAENIFWVPKEARWPFLQANAKQSTIGKLIDDAMVAIEKENPTLKGVLPKDYARPALDKQRLGELIDLIGTIGLGDKENRSKDILGRVYEYFLSQFAGAEGKKGGQFYTPRCVVQVLVEMLAPYKGRVYDPCCGSGGMFVQSEKFVTAHGGRVGDISVYGQESNPTTWRLARMNLAIRGIENNLGPENANSYHNDLHKDLKADYILANPPFNDSDWGGDRLRNDARWKYGVPPEGNANYAWVQHFIHHLAPNGLAGFVLANGSMSSNQSGEGEIRKNIIEADLVDCMVSLPGQLFYSTPIPACLWFIARDKKNGRFRDRRGETLFIDARKLGSMIDRVHKEFKDEDTAMIAKTYHAWRGDDGAGKYEDVPGFCMSATLDDIRKHGHILTPGRYVGAEDIDNGDDEPFEEKMKRLTGKLHEQFAESGKLEKAITKNLMETGYGKK; encoded by the coding sequence ATGGCTCGTAAGAAGAAGAATTCCGGTAGCGGCTCCGGGGCGAACCTCGGATTCGAGGCGACCTTGTGGGCTGCCGCTGATAAGATGCGCAATAATATGGATGCCGCCGAGTACAAGCATGTCGTTCTCGGCCTGATATTCCTCAAGTACATATCGGATGCTTTCGAGGAGCGCAAAGAGCAACTGGAACTCTGGACCGCCGACCCGTCCAGCGACTGGTTTGTAAAGGAAGAAACCGCCCGGTATCACGTAGTTGAAGACCGTGACGAATACGCAGCGGAAAACATATTCTGGGTGCCGAAGGAGGCCCGCTGGCCGTTCCTTCAGGCCAACGCAAAACAATCCACCATCGGCAAACTCATAGATGACGCCATGGTGGCCATTGAAAAAGAGAACCCAACCCTGAAAGGCGTGCTGCCGAAGGATTACGCCCGGCCCGCCCTCGACAAGCAGCGGCTCGGAGAACTCATTGACCTCATCGGCACCATCGGCCTGGGCGACAAGGAAAACCGCTCCAAAGATATTCTCGGACGGGTGTATGAATACTTCCTGTCACAGTTCGCCGGGGCCGAAGGGAAAAAAGGCGGGCAGTTCTACACGCCCCGCTGCGTGGTCCAGGTACTGGTCGAGATGCTGGCCCCGTACAAGGGCCGCGTTTACGACCCCTGCTGCGGATCAGGCGGTATGTTCGTGCAAAGTGAAAAGTTTGTCACAGCCCACGGCGGGCGCGTCGGCGACATCAGCGTGTACGGCCAGGAATCCAATCCCACAACGTGGCGCCTTGCCCGGATGAACCTTGCCATCCGTGGCATCGAAAACAATCTCGGCCCGGAAAACGCCAACAGCTACCACAACGACCTGCACAAAGACCTGAAGGCCGACTACATACTCGCGAATCCCCCGTTCAATGACAGCGACTGGGGCGGCGACAGGCTCCGCAACGACGCCCGCTGGAAGTACGGCGTCCCCCCGGAAGGAAACGCCAACTACGCCTGGGTGCAGCACTTCATACACCACCTGGCCCCGAACGGCCTGGCCGGGTTCGTGCTCGCCAACGGCAGCATGTCATCCAACCAGTCCGGCGAAGGCGAGATCAGGAAAAACATCATCGAAGCCGACCTCGTGGACTGCATGGTGTCGCTGCCCGGCCAATTATTCTATTCCACTCCCATTCCCGCCTGTCTCTGGTTTATAGCACGCGATAAGAAAAACGGACGATTCCGAGACCGGCGCGGCGAAACTCTGTTCATCGACGCCCGGAAACTCGGCAGCATGATTGATAGGGTCCACAAGGAATTCAAAGATGAAGACACCGCAATGATTGCGAAAACATATCACGCATGGCGCGGCGATGATGGAGCCGGAAAGTATGAAGACGTTCCCGGTTTCTGCATGAGCGCAACGTTGGATGACATCCGTAAACACGGCCACATTCTTACTCCAGGCCGATATGTGGGCGCTGAGGATATTGATAATGGAGACGATGAACCATTCGAGGAGAAGATGAAGCGGCTGACTGGGAAGCTGCATGAACAGTTCGCGGAATCGGGAAAGCTGGAGAAGGCGATAACAAAGAACCTCATGGAGACAGGCTATGGCAAAAAGTAA
- a CDS encoding ORF6N domain-containing protein yields the protein MAKSKELIPAERIERSILVIRGQKVMLDMDLAELYGVTTKRLNEQVKRNIDRFPGDFMFQLTDAEFESLRSQIATTNLTKRRTPPYAFTEHGAVMLASVLNSDIAVNASIQVVRAFVRLRRLLESHEALARKLDNLEKKYDSQFQTVFEAIRQLMIPPEKDQPKIGFRKDRK from the coding sequence ATGGCAAAAAGTAAAGAGCTTATCCCCGCCGAGCGCATCGAACGCTCGATTCTTGTAATCCGTGGTCAGAAGGTAATGCTCGATATGGATCTCGCGGAACTGTACGGCGTCACCACCAAACGCCTGAACGAGCAGGTGAAAAGGAACATCGACAGGTTCCCCGGCGACTTCATGTTTCAACTCACCGATGCGGAGTTCGAAAGTTTGAGGTCGCAGATTGCGACCACAAACCTGACAAAGCGCAGAACGCCGCCATACGCCTTCACCGAGCACGGCGCGGTCATGCTGGCAAGCGTTCTGAACAGCGATATCGCGGTAAACGCCAGTATTCAGGTAGTACGCGCGTTTGTCCGGTTGAGAAGGCTGCTGGAATCCCACGAAGCGCTGGCCCGCAAACTCGACAATCTTGAGAAGAAGTACGACTCCCAGTTCCAGACCGTGTTCGAAGCCATCCGGCAACTCATGATCCCGCCGGAAAAAGACCAGCCCAAGATCGGTTTCAGGAAAGACCGGAAGTGA
- a CDS encoding restriction endonuclease subunit S has product MNSNFKHIKLGTVCLKIGSGATPRGGKEVYLDHGEIVLIRSQNVYNDGFKNEGLAYITEKHASQLSNVAVEKDDVLLNITGDSVARCCQVNINTLPARVNQHVAIIRPDSHKLDPRYLRYFLVSAPMQDLMLSWAGSGGTRNALTKGMIESFEIPCPEVSIQRSIAHILGTLDDKIELNRAMNETLEEMARAIFKSWFVDFDPVRAKAEGRKPFGMDADTAALFPASFQDSPIGKIPKDWTLGCLGDIAKNKKVSVKPHQLEDYSHYIGLEHMPRRCISLAEWGLSESVTSNKYAFNKGDLLFGKLRPYFHKVGIAAVDGVCSTDILVVVPKKPEWFGYTLEIITSDEFVGYTDMASTGTKMPRTNWTDMSNYETVLPPTELAEAFSKFITPMTEKIISNIHESQTLAAIRDALLPKLMSGEVRVNSLETVSGDKQ; this is encoded by the coding sequence TTGAATAGTAACTTTAAGCATATAAAACTGGGAACTGTATGCCTCAAGATTGGTAGCGGGGCAACACCCCGTGGTGGAAAAGAAGTGTATCTTGACCATGGTGAGATTGTACTTATCAGAAGCCAGAATGTTTATAATGACGGCTTTAAGAATGAGGGGCTGGCGTATATCACAGAAAAGCACGCTTCACAGTTATCTAATGTGGCAGTAGAAAAAGACGATGTTCTGCTAAACATAACGGGAGATTCCGTTGCCAGATGTTGCCAGGTTAATATCAATACATTGCCCGCACGAGTGAATCAACATGTCGCAATTATCCGACCAGATAGCCACAAACTCGATCCAAGATACTTAAGGTACTTTTTAGTCTCTGCCCCGATGCAGGACTTGATGCTATCCTGGGCCGGTTCAGGTGGGACACGTAATGCTCTGACAAAAGGAATGATCGAATCATTCGAGATACCCTGCCCGGAAGTCTCTATACAAAGATCAATAGCGCACATCCTCGGCACGCTCGACGACAAGATTGAATTAAACCGTGCGATGAACGAGACGCTGGAGGAGATGGCGCGGGCGATCTTCAAGTCGTGGTTCGTGGACTTCGACCCGGTACGCGCCAAAGCCGAAGGCCGCAAACCGTTCGGCATGGACGCCGACACCGCCGCACTTTTCCCCGCCTCATTCCAGGACTCACCCATCGGCAAGATTCCCAAGGACTGGACCCTGGGATGTCTCGGCGATATTGCGAAGAACAAGAAGGTTAGCGTAAAGCCGCATCAGCTTGAGGACTATTCCCATTACATCGGACTGGAGCACATGCCACGCAGATGTATATCATTAGCCGAATGGGGTTTGTCTGAAAGCGTTACAAGCAATAAGTACGCCTTCAATAAGGGCGACCTGTTGTTTGGAAAACTCAGACCCTACTTCCATAAAGTCGGTATTGCTGCAGTAGATGGGGTTTGCTCGACAGATATACTTGTAGTTGTACCCAAGAAGCCAGAATGGTTCGGATATACATTAGAGATCATCACCAGCGATGAGTTCGTTGGATATACAGACATGGCGTCCACGGGAACAAAGATGCCCCGTACTAACTGGACGGATATGTCGAATTACGAAACAGTGTTACCACCGACAGAATTGGCCGAAGCCTTCAGCAAGTTCATAACCCCAATGACAGAAAAGATCATATCGAATATTCACGAATCCCAGACCCTCGCCGCCATCCGCGACGCCCTGTTGCCGAAACTGATGTCCGGCGAAGTTCGTGTTAATAGTCTTGAGACAGTGTCTGGAGATAAACAATGA